The Chrysemys picta bellii isolate R12L10 chromosome 5, ASM1138683v2, whole genome shotgun sequence genome includes a window with the following:
- the PLAC8 gene encoding placenta-specific gene 8 protein isoform X1, with product MNTQPVVFVQPQFSVATAQSNAWQTDLMDCCSDCGVCLCGVFCFYCLGCQVASDMNECCLCGSSVAMRTLYRTRYGIPGSICSDFCTTLWCGICSLCQIKRDINIRKEKGIF from the exons ATGAACACTCAGCCTGTCGTCTTTGTACAGCCCCAATTTTCTGTGGCTACTGCACAAAGTAATGCCTGGCAGACCGATTTGATGGACTGCTGCAGTGACTGTGGAGTCT GCCTATGTGGAGTATTCTGTTTCTATTGTCTTGGATGTCAAGTAGCAAGTGACATGAATGAATGCTGCTTGTGTGGCTCAAGCGTTGCCATGAGGACTCTCTACCGGACAAGATACGGAATCCCT GGATCCATCTGCTCTGATTTCTGTACTACCCTCTGGTGTGGTATATGCTCTCTTTGTCAAATAAAGAGAGATATTAACATAAGGAAGGAAAAGGGGATATTCTAG
- the PLAC8 gene encoding placenta-specific gene 8 protein isoform X2: MNTQPVVFVQPQFSVATAQSNAWQTDLMDCCSDCGVCLCGVFCFYCLGCQVASDMNECCLCGSSVAMRTLYRTRYGIPGSICSDFCTTLWCGICSLCQIKRDINIRKEKGIF, translated from the exons ATGAACACTCAGCCTGTCGTCTTTGTACAGCCCCAATTTTCTGTGGCTACTGCACAAAGTAATGCCTGGCAGACCGATTTGATGGACTGCTGCAGTGACTGTGGAGTCT GCCTATGTGGAGTATTCTGTTTCTATTGTCTTGGATGTCAAGTAGCAAGTGACATGAATGAATGCTGCTTGTGTGGCTCAAGCGTTGCCATGAGGACTCTCTACCGGACAAGATACGGAATCCCT GGATCCATCTGCTCTGATTTCTGTACTACCCTCTGGTGTGGTATATGCTCTCTTTGTCAAATAAAGAGAGATATTAACATAAGGAAGGAAAAGGGGATATTCTA